A segment of the Alphaproteobacteria bacterium genome:
GCCGATGATCGCGGTCAGCGAGCCCGGCGGGCAGTCGAGCCCGATGCCCTCGAGCACCTTGAGGGCCGTGCCGCCGACGTCGAAGCTCTTGTGCACGTTGGCGTAGACCAGGCCCGCCATCGACTTGCCTCGGTGTGCCGCGGCAGCGCCGGTCATCGTGCCCGGCGCGTTCGCCCCCGTCACACCTCATCCAGCAGGGTGGTGTCGAACATGTCGCGGGTGGCGTTGATGCCGATGGCGGCGAGCGCGCGGATGTTGCCCTCGATGCCTTCCTCGTCCATGGCGAAGACGCCGGCCGGGTGCTCGATCAGCGGCTTCTGCGCGGTGTTGAAGAAGACCTCGTTCTCGATCGAGCGGCCGGTGCCCTGGAACCAGCTGTCGGCGAAGGTCGGCGGGTACTTGGCGGGGTCGGTCAGGTTCTCGGCCCAGCCGCGGCGGCTGGCCCGCAGCCACCTCACGATCAGGTCGCGCTGGTTGTCGAGCGCGTCCTGGGTCACCACCACGGTGTCGTTGTAGGTGGTGAAGCCGAAGTCGTAGAGCAGGAACGAGACCGCCGGCTCGCCGGCCTGCTCGATGGTGAACGGCACGTTGGTGGTGAAATCCAGCGAGGCGTCGATCTCGCCCTGGATCAGCGGGGTCGGGTCGTAGGCATAGGGCACGATGCGCACGTCGGCCGGGTCGATGCCGTTCATCTGCAGCATCGCGTTGACCGAAATGGTGTTGACCGGCGGTACAGCCAGGGTCTTGCCGACCAGTTCCTGCGGCGTGGTGATCGGCGCCTTGGCCAGGCTGACGATGCCGATCGGGTTCTTCTGATACTGGGTGCCGACGATCTTGAACGGCGCGCCCTGGTCGACGATCGCCTTGATCGTGGTGTCGGGCGTGGTCAGCGCCAGCGGCGCGCGACCGGACAGCAGCGCGCTTTCCGGGATCACGTCGGGGCCGCCGGACAGGTAGTCCAGCTCCAGCCCCTCCTCCGCGTAGTAGCCGTTGTCGATGGCGACGAAATAGCCGCAGAACTCGGCGTCGTTGATCCAGGCCGCCTGCATGGCGAACGGGTCGGCAGCGCGGGCCCGGCGCCAGGGCAGGGCTCCGGCGGCGGTGGCGGCGGCGCCGGTGGCGAGGAAGGAGCGGCGGTTCATCGCGATAGTCATGGCAGGGCCTCCCAAGGCAGGTGAGCGTGGTGTCGGCGGGGCGGTCTATGCGGGCAGCATGCCGCGGGCGCGCTGCAGCTCCTGCAGCGGCGGGGTGGCGGCGATTACCTCCGGCTCCAGCCGGTCCCAGTGGATGCCGCGCGGCCGCGGATAGCCGCGGGTCACCCGGTGCAGCCGCTTCGGCGTGGCGATCATGTCGACGATGATATCGGTCGGGCTCGGCGTCAGCTTGTCCTCGACCACCTGCACGTCGTGCACGACGGCGATCACCGGGGTGGCGTCGTCGACGATGCCGATGTCGGTGAACATGCCCCATTCCAGGTCGAAGAAGCCGTGGCCCTTGCCGAACCGCACACCGTCGAGCGACACGGCCGACGCGCCGGTCAGCATCGCGTCGAATCGGCCAAGAGCGGCAATCTCGGCCAGGGTGATCGGTTTGCCGAAATACTCCAGCCCGTCCAGCCAGCCGGCGTAGCGCTCGTGGCCGGCCGGCACGTCCTCCGGGCCGAGCCGGTAGAAGCCGCGATAGATGCCATAGGTCGAGACGATCATGGTCTTGCCGGCCTTCAGCAGGCGGCTGCGCATCTCAGTCAGGCAGTTGTCCGGCGTGACGAACAGCAGGCCGGCGTCGCGCACCGCCGGCAGCGCCTCGATCCGCGCGATGGCGGCGTCGCTGCCGACGAAATCCGGAATCACCTCGGCGAAGTTGTAGTGGAACCGCGAATCCGGCAGGGCGTGCTCGCGCAGGCGGGCCCAGATCCTCTGCCTGACGATGGTGGTCCTGTTCATCTTCCCCCTCACAAGGCCGGTTGCGGCCACGCATCGCGCCGTCGCAATCCGCGTGCCATCGTTTCACTGCGACGAAACAGCCGTTTCGTTTGTGGGCCGATCACGGGGTGCCCGATTGCCGTGCAACCGGCTGCCCGCCTGACGCATTTTCCGGCACGTTCGTTTCATCGTAGCCGGCGTGCGAAACAATGGGTATCAAAAAGAATCATGTCGACCCGGCTTTCCCTGCGCATCCAGGATTGTTTCGAGCGCCTGACCGCGGGCGAGCGCAAGCTGGCCGAGGTAATCCTCGGCAATCCGGACGACATCCTGAGCTATTCGGCGACCGAACTGGCCGGCATGGCTGGCGTGTCCAAGTCGACCGCGGCCCGTTTCTTCCGCACGCTCGGCTATGGCGACTTCAACGAGGTGCGGCTGCAGGCGCGGGAGGAGCGCAACAAGACGGCGCCGATGCACCTGGAGGCGCGGGCCGCACCCAGCGAGCGACGGCCCGGCGACATCGACGCCTTCGCCCGGCTGGAGGTCGCCAACCTGAACCGGACGCTGGAGGCGCTACGGCCCGACGTGCTCGCTGCGGCGACGGAGCTGCTGGCCGATGCCCAGCGCGTCTGGGTGCTCGGGCTCGGCACCGAGGAGGGGCTGGCCCGCTATGCCCGACTGCTGCTGGCGCGGATCCGGCCCGACGTGCGCCTGCTCGGCGCCGAGGCGCCGGCGGAGGATCTGGCCATGCTGGGGCCGCGCGATTCCGTGCTGGTCATCGCGATGCGGCCGCGTCACAGCGGCATCCGGCCGATGCTGGCCTATGCCGACACCGCGCGCGCGAAGATCGTCTATCTGACCGACCCGGTCGCCGCCGGATCCGGCACCCGGATGGCGCGGGTGGTGCTGCAGTGCCACACCGCCAGCTACGGCGAGCAGCCGTCCTACGCCGCGACCCTCAGCGTCGTGCAACTGCTGGCGGCGAATGTGGCCGCGCGGCTCGGCCCGCGCGCCCGCCAGCGGCTGGCGCTGATCGCAGACATCCACGAGGAGATGGAGGACCTGTCCGAGTAGAGGTTCGCCGCCGGCCGGCCGTCACGCGAAGCTGACCGCGGCACGCGTCTCGCCGGCGTCGACCGCCGACGGCTGGACCAGGTCGGCGAGCGGCAATCGCGCGGCGTCGGCCTCG
Coding sequences within it:
- a CDS encoding ABC transporter substrate-binding protein, with translation MTIAMNRRSFLATGAAATAAGALPWRRARAADPFAMQAAWINDAEFCGYFVAIDNGYYAEEGLELDYLSGGPDVIPESALLSGRAPLALTTPDTTIKAIVDQGAPFKIVGTQYQKNPIGIVSLAKAPITTPQELVGKTLAVPPVNTISVNAMLQMNGIDPADVRIVPYAYDPTPLIQGEIDASLDFTTNVPFTIEQAGEPAVSFLLYDFGFTTYNDTVVVTQDALDNQRDLIVRWLRASRRGWAENLTDPAKYPPTFADSWFQGTGRSIENEVFFNTAQKPLIEHPAGVFAMDEEGIEGNIRALAAIGINATRDMFDTTLLDEV
- a CDS encoding 5-formyltetrahydrofolate cyclo-ligase, with product MNRTTIVRQRIWARLREHALPDSRFHYNFAEVIPDFVGSDAAIARIEALPAVRDAGLLFVTPDNCLTEMRSRLLKAGKTMIVSTYGIYRGFYRLGPEDVPAGHERYAGWLDGLEYFGKPITLAEIAALGRFDAMLTGASAVSLDGVRFGKGHGFFDLEWGMFTDIGIVDDATPVIAVVHDVQVVEDKLTPSPTDIIVDMIATPKRLHRVTRGYPRPRGIHWDRLEPEVIAATPPLQELQRARGMLPA
- a CDS encoding MurR/RpiR family transcriptional regulator, producing the protein MSTRLSLRIQDCFERLTAGERKLAEVILGNPDDILSYSATELAGMAGVSKSTAARFFRTLGYGDFNEVRLQAREERNKTAPMHLEARAAPSERRPGDIDAFARLEVANLNRTLEALRPDVLAAATELLADAQRVWVLGLGTEEGLARYARLLLARIRPDVRLLGAEAPAEDLAMLGPRDSVLVIAMRPRHSGIRPMLAYADTARAKIVYLTDPVAAGSGTRMARVVLQCHTASYGEQPSYAATLSVVQLLAANVAARLGPRARQRLALIADIHEEMEDLSE